A genomic window from Tolypothrix sp. PCC 7910 includes:
- a CDS encoding branched-chain amino acid ABC transporter permease — protein sequence MTLALFLQQFLNGLSIGSVYAIFALGYTLVYSILGIINLAHGAVFTLGAYFTYALMGGTFGFNGLLANATLPIKLPFAIALILGSSLAGLVGVAMERIAFQPLRRKGSDPLLTVVSSLGVAVVIVNLIQYLVGAESYTFPADAYGSLPASINFGSAESPIPIRSVQIVIFAVSVVIVAILTYFINSTKYGKAMQAIAEDATTASLLGINTDGFIVLTFFISSFLAGLAGTLVASSVSIAGPYFGIAFGLRGLAVIVLGGLGSIPGAVLGGLVIGLVEAFVPGEYSGYKDAVAFAILFVMLLVRPQGLLGRRFIQKV from the coding sequence ATGACTTTGGCTCTGTTTCTACAGCAATTTTTAAATGGGTTATCCATTGGCAGCGTTTATGCAATTTTCGCCTTAGGATATACCCTGGTTTATTCGATTTTGGGCATCATTAATTTAGCTCATGGTGCAGTATTTACGTTGGGTGCATATTTCACTTATGCACTCATGGGTGGTACCTTTGGCTTTAATGGCTTACTCGCTAATGCTACCCTACCGATAAAGTTACCATTTGCGATCGCCTTAATTTTAGGCAGTAGCTTGGCAGGGTTGGTAGGCGTAGCAATGGAACGGATCGCTTTCCAACCATTGCGCCGTAAAGGTTCCGACCCCTTACTGACGGTAGTTTCTAGCTTGGGTGTGGCGGTAGTAATCGTTAACCTCATCCAATATTTAGTAGGTGCCGAAAGCTACACATTTCCTGCAGATGCTTATGGCAGTTTACCTGCTTCGATTAACTTTGGAAGTGCAGAAAGCCCAATTCCGATTCGTAGCGTCCAGATTGTGATTTTTGCGGTATCTGTAGTGATTGTGGCAATTCTTACCTATTTTATCAACAGTACTAAATATGGTAAGGCAATGCAGGCGATCGCAGAAGATGCAACTACCGCCAGTTTATTAGGAATTAATACCGATGGCTTTATTGTGCTGACATTTTTTATCAGCAGTTTCTTAGCAGGTTTAGCAGGAACTTTAGTCGCTTCTAGTGTGAGTATTGCGGGGCCTTATTTTGGCATTGCTTTTGGTTTAAGAGGTTTAGCAGTTATTGTTTTGGGTGGTTTGGGTAGTATTCCCGGTGCAGTGCTAGGCGGTTTAGTTATTGGCTTAGTGGAAGCATTTGTTCCTGGTGAATATTCTGGTTATAAAGATGCTGTCGCATTTGCAATTTTGTTTGTCATGCTATTAGTTAGACCCCAAGGTTTACTCGGACGGCGATTTATTCAGAAGGTTTAA
- a CDS encoding Uma2 family endonuclease, protein MTTFTKQKLTFEQFLEQCPEEGFYELVNGEIVEVRSTRNHDDVANLLLFAFNDEIRRLNLNYVVNNTAVFKTRTAEGIEQGRKPDVSVINKDIWRANRNAYSALEEPIQLAVEVTSTNWEDDYIDKLDEKLHPQGDGVFGHWELGIGHGKENTNALCPMPQAAGRTTSSTHKGMEFPAAFNEYQRLGIKEYWIVDYLAIGLREYLGNPKVQTVFVFLLDANGKYQRTQFRGAEIIVSATFPELTLTAEQVLTA, encoded by the coding sequence ATGACAACATTTACTAAACAGAAATTAACTTTTGAGCAATTTCTTGAACAATGCCCAGAAGAGGGTTTTTATGAACTGGTGAATGGAGAAATTGTAGAAGTGCGTTCAACAAGAAATCATGATGATGTTGCCAACTTGCTTTTATTTGCTTTTAATGATGAAATCAGGCGACTCAATCTAAATTATGTCGTTAATAATACAGCAGTATTTAAAACTAGAACTGCTGAAGGCATAGAACAAGGACGGAAACCTGATGTCAGCGTCATCAATAAAGACATCTGGCGCGCAAATCGCAATGCTTATTCAGCACTGGAAGAACCTATTCAGTTGGCTGTAGAAGTAACATCAACAAATTGGGAAGATGATTACATTGATAAATTGGATGAAAAACTCCACCCACAAGGGGATGGAGTTTTTGGGCATTGGGAATTGGGCATAGGGCATGGGAAAGAAAATACCAATGCCCTATGCCCTATGCCCCAAGCGGCGGGGAGAACAACCTCGTCCACCCACAAGGGGATGGAGTTTCCCGCCGCTTTCAATGAATATCAACGTTTAGGTATCAAAGAATATTGGATTGTTGATTATTTAGCAATTGGGCTAAGAGAATATTTAGGCAACCCCAAAGTACAAACTGTATTTGTTTTTCTCTTAGATGCTAATGGCAAATACCAACGTACTCAATTTAGAGGTGCTGAAATAATCGTATCAGCGACTTTTCCCGAACTCACCTTGACAGCAGAGCAAGTATTAACAGCATAG
- a CDS encoding branched-chain amino acid ABC transporter permease encodes MNEFLSTYASLIVSMVLGALLGLSLYLPLMTGQLSLASPGFYALGGYIAAILSTTVFASNNSSFPIPLLLLEMLIAGVVSGLLGVAVGIPALRLRGIYLAIATIAFVEVLRVISLNLEITGGAVGIFGIPQPFQTQIEYLWIALPLLIIAMIMFYRLERIKVGRAFTAIREDELAAGSMGINPTYYKVLAFTLGAILAGVVGAVSAHFLNTWNSRQGTFDASIIYLTFVLIGGSRTFLGSVVGGMVFTALPEILRGLADTGGLPNWLAQFLRDGRLIIFGLLIVVGTIFFPQGLVTPDILKKGKLKKQQ; translated from the coding sequence ATGAATGAATTTCTCTCAACATACGCTTCGTTAATTGTCTCTATGGTATTAGGGGCATTACTAGGTCTATCACTTTATCTACCTTTGATGACTGGACAATTATCCTTAGCTAGCCCTGGATTTTATGCTTTAGGTGGATATATTGCTGCTATTTTATCTACCACAGTTTTTGCATCTAATAATAGTTCATTTCCTATTCCTCTACTATTATTAGAGATGTTAATTGCTGGTGTAGTTTCCGGTTTATTGGGCGTAGCTGTGGGAATTCCAGCATTACGATTGCGAGGAATTTATTTAGCGATCGCCACAATTGCTTTTGTAGAAGTTCTGCGAGTTATTTCCCTCAATTTAGAAATTACAGGTGGCGCTGTAGGAATTTTTGGGATTCCTCAACCCTTCCAAACTCAAATAGAATATTTATGGATTGCTTTGCCATTACTAATAATTGCAATGATAATGTTTTACCGTTTGGAACGAATTAAGGTAGGTAGGGCATTTACTGCAATTAGAGAGGATGAATTAGCTGCAGGTTCAATGGGGATTAACCCCACTTATTACAAGGTTTTGGCATTTACATTAGGTGCAATTCTGGCAGGTGTGGTTGGTGCAGTTAGCGCCCATTTTTTAAATACATGGAATTCCCGACAAGGTACATTTGATGCTAGTATTATCTATTTAACTTTTGTGTTAATTGGTGGTTCTAGAACTTTTTTAGGTTCGGTTGTAGGAGGAATGGTATTTACAGCTTTACCGGAAATTCTCCGAGGACTAGCTGATACAGGAGGATTACCAAATTGGTTAGCACAATTCCTCAGAGACGGGAGATTAATTATTTTTGGTTTGCTGATTGTAGTGGGAACAATCTTTTTTCCTCAAGGTTTAGTGACACCAGATATTTTGAAAAAAGGCAAGTTAAAAAAGCAGCAATAA
- a CDS encoding ABC transporter ATP-binding protein, with protein MQTADNSSIVLEAKSLTRRFGGLVAVNNVSFAVKKSEIFGLIGPNGAGKTTLFNLITALIPPSSGELIYQNQNISQLRPHKIAGLGIARTFQNIRLFGELSALENVIVGRHLHTNSSMIKGVLGLPPAPSEESKSRKQALGLLEMVGLSDRAQEKAKNFAYGDQRRLEIARALALEPQILLLDEPAAGMNPSEKQQLSDFIRNLRERFSLTIVLIEHHVPLVMGLCDRIAVLDFGQLIALGEPAIVRDDPAVIEAYLGNA; from the coding sequence ATGCAAACAGCCGATAATAGTAGTATTGTCTTAGAAGCAAAATCTTTAACTCGCCGTTTTGGTGGTTTAGTGGCTGTCAATAATGTGTCTTTTGCCGTCAAAAAATCTGAGATTTTTGGATTAATTGGCCCTAATGGTGCAGGTAAAACTACATTATTTAATCTGATTACTGCTTTAATTCCACCTTCGAGTGGCGAATTAATTTATCAAAATCAAAATATTTCGCAACTCCGTCCACATAAAATTGCAGGTTTAGGGATTGCGCGGACTTTTCAAAATATTCGCTTGTTTGGTGAACTCTCAGCTTTAGAAAATGTGATTGTCGGCAGGCATTTACATACCAACAGTAGTATGATTAAAGGGGTTTTAGGATTACCACCTGCACCGAGTGAAGAATCTAAAAGTAGAAAACAAGCTTTAGGATTATTGGAGATGGTGGGATTGAGCGATCGCGCCCAGGAAAAAGCCAAAAACTTTGCTTATGGTGATCAACGTCGCTTAGAAATCGCCCGCGCTTTAGCCTTAGAACCGCAAATCTTACTCCTTGATGAACCAGCAGCGGGGATGAACCCCAGCGAAAAGCAGCAACTCAGCGACTTTATCCGCAATCTGAGGGAACGCTTCAGCCTAACAATTGTGCTGATTGAGCATCATGTACCCTTAGTTATGGGATTGTGCGATCGCATTGCTGTTTTAGATTTTGGACAATTAATTGCTTTGGGTGAACCAGCTATAGTGCGGGATGATCCAGCAGTAATTGAAGCTTATTTGGGAAATGCATGA
- a CDS encoding ABC transporter ATP-binding protein — protein MNADERRYVNDKEDFTILDVKEVDVNYGGIQALKNINLTIKKGEVVTLIGANGAGKTTTLRAISKIVNTKSGQIIYSGRNITRRQAYEVVKLGVAHCPEGRRVLARQTVLDNLLLGAYIRNDQAAIKADIQHQYELFPRLAQRRNQLAGTLSGGEQQMLAIARALMSKPQLLLLDEPSLGLAPAIVREIFTIIENLRATGVTILLVEQNANLALQIADRGYVLEAGSITLTGAASELLSDERVKKAYLG, from the coding sequence ATGAACGCAGATGAACGCCGATATGTAAATGATAAAGAAGATTTTACGATTTTAGATGTTAAAGAAGTTGATGTTAATTATGGTGGCATTCAAGCGCTGAAAAATATCAATTTAACGATTAAAAAAGGTGAAGTAGTTACTTTAATTGGTGCGAATGGCGCAGGTAAAACTACGACTCTCCGCGCTATCTCGAAAATTGTCAATACTAAAAGTGGTCAGATTATTTATAGTGGCAGAAATATTACTCGTCGCCAAGCTTATGAGGTGGTGAAATTAGGTGTCGCCCATTGTCCGGAGGGACGCAGGGTGTTAGCACGGCAAACAGTTTTAGATAATTTATTATTAGGTGCTTATATTCGTAACGATCAAGCAGCGATTAAAGCTGATATTCAGCATCAATATGAGTTATTTCCTCGGTTAGCGCAAAGACGCAATCAACTAGCAGGAACTCTTAGCGGTGGCGAACAACAAATGTTAGCGATCGCCCGTGCTTTAATGAGTAAACCACAACTCCTGCTTTTAGATGAGCCTAGCTTAGGTTTAGCCCCCGCAATTGTTAGAGAAATTTTTACTATTATTGAAAATCTCCGCGCTACTGGCGTGACAATTTTGTTAGTAGAACAAAACGCTAATTTAGCTCTGCAAATTGCTGATAGAGGATATGTTTTAGAGGCTGGTTCTATTACTTTAACAGGTGCAGCATCAGAATTATTGAGCGATGAGCGAGTTAAAAAAGCTTATTTAGGGTAA
- a CDS encoding Uma2 family endonuclease, whose translation MVHSPTKSLTLAEFLKLPETKPACEYINGQVIQKPMPQGKHSKLQGKLITGINDVAEAQKIALAFPELRCTFGGRSIIPDVAVFAWERIPLDASGDVANVFETHPDWTIEILSPEQSQTKVTGNILHCLKYGTSLGWLLDPDEKSVLVYPPKQQPILLQEEDEILPVPDLVKNFQLTVGQLFGWLKL comes from the coding sequence ATGGTACATTCACCAACTAAATCTCTAACTTTGGCAGAGTTTTTAAAACTTCCAGAAACTAAGCCAGCTTGTGAATATATAAATGGGCAAGTTATTCAAAAACCTATGCCACAAGGAAAACATAGTAAATTACAGGGTAAGCTAATTACTGGCATCAATGACGTAGCGGAGGCTCAAAAAATTGCACTAGCTTTTCCTGAATTGCGGTGTACATTTGGCGGACGTTCAATTATTCCAGATGTGGCTGTATTTGCTTGGGAAAGAATTCCTTTGGATGCAAGTGGAGATGTAGCCAATGTTTTTGAAACACATCCAGATTGGACAATTGAAATTTTATCACCTGAGCAAAGTCAAACGAAAGTAACAGGCAATATTTTGCATTGCCTCAAGTATGGTACTAGTTTAGGTTGGCTACTAGATCCAGATGAAAAATCTGTTTTAGTCTATCCCCCAAAACAGCAACCAATACTTTTACAAGAAGAGGATGAAATATTACCAGTTCCAGACTTAGTGAAAAATTTTCAATTGACTGTAGGTCAATTATTTGGCTGGTTAAAGCTATAG
- a CDS encoding DUF2262 domain-containing protein has protein sequence MSQQKIQNDILGELVWNSKLKWWSSQVEITPGNIVNVSVDTDDQDIPAAIENACHSFTIIQEQEINLRRYAANQLLEEYNEYWNNGDVIDCLSFMELIKLAAVVINTDGSTDIFYDDGELFGGHTIIVSIDCHGAFKEAQIAG, from the coding sequence ATGTCCCAACAAAAAATTCAGAATGATATTTTAGGTGAATTAGTTTGGAATAGTAAGCTCAAGTGGTGGTCTAGTCAAGTTGAAATTACTCCAGGAAATATTGTAAATGTGAGTGTTGATACTGATGATCAAGATATACCTGCTGCTATTGAAAACGCTTGCCATTCTTTTACCATAATTCAAGAACAAGAAATCAATCTTCGCCGTTACGCAGCTAACCAACTTCTAGAAGAATATAATGAGTACTGGAATAATGGTGATGTAATTGACTGCTTAAGTTTTATGGAACTAATAAAATTGGCAGCAGTCGTTATTAATACCGACGGTAGTACCGACATTTTTTATGATGATGGTGAGCTATTTGGCGGTCATACAATTATTGTATCTATTGATTGTCACGGAGCTTTTAAAGAGGCTCAAATCGCAGGCTAA
- a CDS encoding histidine phosphatase family protein, with the protein MSQIIWIARHANRLDFVNPDWFLTAERRYDPPLSEDGFIQAKQLANRLQKEKISHIFASPFLRTVQTANAVAQALDLPIKLETGLSEWLNPAWMTEEPQRLSTPALAELFPRIDVSYTPRIAAKYPETKEQVRARSGQTARCLAVENYPQNILLVGHGASVLGAAMGLVGEIAQVEVKASLCSLVKVVLQDSEWLLELKGDTSHLMEVEEVIRFV; encoded by the coding sequence ATGAGCCAAATTATCTGGATTGCAAGACACGCTAACCGCCTCGACTTCGTTAACCCTGATTGGTTCCTCACTGCTGAACGACGCTACGATCCACCTTTATCGGAAGATGGTTTTATTCAAGCCAAGCAGCTAGCTAACCGCCTCCAGAAAGAGAAAATCAGCCATATTTTTGCTTCGCCTTTTCTGCGAACTGTGCAAACAGCCAATGCGGTTGCCCAAGCGCTAGATTTACCGATTAAATTAGAAACTGGTTTGAGTGAATGGCTAAATCCTGCTTGGATGACAGAAGAACCGCAAAGACTTTCAACGCCAGCTTTAGCAGAATTATTTCCCAGAATTGATGTGAGTTATACGCCACGGATTGCTGCCAAATATCCCGAAACAAAAGAACAAGTAAGGGCACGTTCGGGGCAAACAGCTAGATGTTTAGCGGTGGAAAATTATCCACAGAACATCTTATTAGTAGGGCATGGTGCTTCTGTACTAGGGGCAGCTATGGGTTTAGTAGGAGAAATTGCTCAAGTTGAAGTCAAAGCTTCTTTATGTTCTTTAGTAAAAGTAGTGCTTCAAGACTCAGAATGGTTGTTAGAACTTAAAGGAGATACTTCTCATTTAATGGAAGTAGAGGAAGTAATTCGATTTGTTTAA
- a CDS encoding glucokinase: MTLLLAGDIGGTKTILRLSEIADSPGISETSEAQTLRNIYEETFHSQDFPDLVPIVQQFLVKAKSATPQKACFAIAGPVVHNTAKLTNLAWYLDSERLQQELGIGSVSLINDFAAVGYGIFGLNSKHLVTLQPGKPKHDAPIAIIGAGTGLGQGFLIKQGEHYQVFPSEGGHADFAARNELEFRLMKYLLDKHDIQRVSVERVVSGMGIISIYQFLRDQKVAVESPDIAHIVRTWEQEAGKFEKSVDPAATIGTAALQKRDRLSEQTMQLFVEIYGAEAGNLAIKLLPYGGLYIAGGIAPKILPLMQEGSFLLNFTQKGRMRSLLEEIPIYIILNQQVGLIGAALYASRL; this comes from the coding sequence ATGACATTATTACTAGCAGGAGATATCGGCGGAACAAAAACTATTCTGCGATTGAGTGAAATAGCAGACTCACCAGGAATTTCGGAAACATCAGAAGCACAGACGTTACGCAATATTTACGAGGAAACTTTTCACAGTCAGGATTTTCCTGATTTAGTGCCGATAGTTCAGCAGTTCCTCGTTAAAGCCAAGTCCGCCACACCACAAAAGGCTTGCTTTGCGATCGCAGGCCCAGTGGTTCATAATACTGCCAAGCTGACAAATTTAGCTTGGTATTTGGATAGCGAACGTTTACAACAAGAACTGGGAATTGGTTCTGTTTCGCTGATTAATGATTTTGCAGCCGTTGGTTACGGCATTTTTGGCTTAAACAGCAAACATTTGGTGACTTTACAACCTGGGAAGCCAAAACACGATGCACCCATTGCCATTATTGGTGCTGGTACGGGATTAGGACAAGGCTTTTTAATTAAGCAGGGAGAACATTATCAAGTTTTTCCCTCAGAAGGTGGACACGCCGACTTTGCGGCGCGTAACGAGTTAGAGTTTCGGCTAATGAAATACTTGCTGGATAAACATGATATCCAGCGCGTTTCTGTAGAACGGGTAGTTTCTGGGATGGGAATCATCTCCATTTACCAATTTTTGCGCGATCAAAAAGTTGCCGTGGAATCACCAGATATTGCTCACATTGTGAGAACCTGGGAACAAGAAGCAGGAAAATTCGAGAAAAGTGTCGATCCGGCTGCAACTATTGGTACTGCTGCCCTACAAAAACGTGATCGCCTTTCGGAACAAACTATGCAATTATTTGTAGAAATTTATGGTGCAGAAGCGGGAAATCTTGCCATTAAACTTCTACCTTATGGCGGATTGTACATTGCTGGTGGTATTGCTCCCAAAATTCTGCCTTTAATGCAAGAGGGTAGTTTCCTTTTAAACTTCACCCAAAAAGGGAGGATGCGTTCTCTCCTCGAAGAAATACCGATATATATTATTCTCAACCAACAAGTAGGGCTAATTGGTGCTGCTTTATATGCATCTAGGTTATAA
- a CDS encoding Uma2 family endonuclease, producing the protein MLNYNPLHCLPSSEELPNSDDTPVDNQLQHLIPALLESTLAIIWSERWDWFFGVNMGIYYDPNQPVLVPDGFLCLGVKRFIDEDLRLSYVLWEEKELPILALEVVSQIHRGEYSSKKELYAKKLGILYYVVYNPLRRKKSPLEVYRLVDGEYILMSGSPVWFPEIGLGIGRHRGIYQGIAREWLYWYDEEGQRLLSLEECIQEVEERASFEEQKRVVAETRARILEERLRALGVEPETLA; encoded by the coding sequence ATGTTAAACTACAACCCGTTGCATTGCTTGCCATCTTCCGAAGAATTACCCAACTCTGACGATACCCCTGTGGATAATCAATTACAGCATCTCATACCTGCCTTGCTTGAAAGTACTCTGGCTATAATTTGGTCAGAACGTTGGGATTGGTTTTTTGGTGTCAATATGGGTATTTATTATGACCCTAACCAACCAGTCCTTGTCCCTGATGGATTTCTTTGCTTGGGAGTTAAGCGCTTTATTGATGAAGATTTACGCTTGAGTTATGTGCTGTGGGAAGAAAAAGAGTTACCAATTTTGGCTTTAGAAGTTGTTTCCCAAATACATCGGGGAGAATATAGTAGTAAAAAAGAGTTATACGCCAAAAAATTAGGAATTTTATACTATGTTGTATATAATCCTCTGCGGCGGAAAAAATCCCCTTTGGAAGTGTATCGTCTCGTGGATGGGGAATATATACTCATGTCAGGTAGTCCTGTATGGTTCCCAGAAATTGGTTTAGGAATTGGGAGACATCGGGGAATTTATCAAGGAATTGCGCGGGAATGGTTGTATTGGTATGACGAGGAAGGGCAAAGGTTACTCTCACTCGAAGAATGCATTCAAGAAGTAGAAGAACGAGCGAGTTTTGAAGAACAAAAGCGTGTAGTGGCAGAAACAAGAGCGCGAATACTAGAAGAAAGATTAAGGGCTTTGGGTGTAGAACCAGAAACTTTAGCTTAA
- the ndhD1 gene encoding photosynthetic/respiratory NAD(P)H-quinone oxidoreductase subunit D1, producing the protein MNTANFPWLTTIILLPIAASLLIPIIPDKDGKTIRWYALIVGLIDFALIVYAFYTGYDFSNPDLQLVESYAWVPQLDLKWSVGADGLSMPLIILTGFITTLATLAAWPVTLKPRLFYFLLLAMYGGQIAVFAVQDMLLFFLVWELELIPVYLLLAIWGGKKRQYAATKFILYTAGGSLFILLGALTMAFYGDTVTFDMRSLAAKDIALNFQLLLYAGFLIAYAVKLPIIPLHTWLPDAHGEATAPVHMLLAGILLKMGGYALIRMNAQMLPDAHAYFAPVLVILGVVNIIYAALTSFAQRNLKRKIAYSSISHMGFVTIGIASFTDLGLSGAVLQMVSHGLIGASLFFLVGATYDRTHTLMLDEMGGVGKRMRKIFAMFTTCSMASLALPGMSGFVAELMIFVGFATSDAYSSTFKVIVVFLMAVGVILTPIYLLSMLREIFYGQENEELVSHQALIDAEPREVFIIACLLVPIIGIGFYPKLLTQMYDSTTVQLTARLRDSVPTLAQQKELPKVSLVAPEIGN; encoded by the coding sequence ATGAATACAGCTAACTTCCCGTGGCTGACGACGATTATCTTGTTACCGATAGCCGCGTCGCTACTGATTCCCATCATCCCAGATAAGGACGGCAAAACCATACGCTGGTATGCCTTAATTGTGGGATTGATTGATTTTGCACTGATTGTTTACGCTTTTTACACAGGCTATGACTTCTCCAACCCCGATTTGCAATTGGTGGAAAGTTACGCTTGGGTACCGCAATTAGATTTGAAATGGTCAGTAGGGGCAGATGGCTTATCTATGCCCCTAATTATTTTGACTGGATTCATTACCACCCTGGCGACCTTAGCAGCTTGGCCTGTGACACTCAAACCCAGGCTATTTTACTTTTTGCTATTGGCGATGTATGGCGGTCAAATCGCCGTGTTCGCTGTCCAGGATATGCTGTTGTTTTTCCTGGTATGGGAACTGGAATTGATTCCGGTTTACCTGTTGCTGGCGATTTGGGGCGGTAAAAAACGGCAATATGCAGCGACCAAATTTATTTTGTATACGGCTGGTGGTTCGCTGTTTATTTTGCTGGGCGCTTTGACAATGGCCTTTTATGGCGATACAGTCACCTTTGATATGCGATCGCTCGCTGCAAAAGACATCGCCCTGAATTTCCAACTTTTACTGTATGCTGGCTTCTTGATTGCCTACGCCGTTAAGTTGCCCATCATTCCCCTGCACACCTGGTTACCAGATGCCCACGGGGAAGCTACAGCGCCCGTACACATGTTACTGGCAGGTATTCTGCTGAAAATGGGCGGTTATGCCTTAATTCGCATGAATGCCCAAATGCTACCCGATGCCCATGCTTATTTTGCGCCGGTGTTAGTGATTTTGGGGGTAGTAAATATCATCTACGCCGCTTTAACATCCTTTGCCCAGCGCAACTTGAAGCGGAAAATTGCTTACTCTTCAATTTCTCACATGGGCTTTGTCACCATTGGTATCGCCTCCTTCACAGATTTAGGATTAAGTGGGGCAGTATTACAAATGGTGTCTCACGGTTTAATTGGGGCTAGTTTATTCTTCCTCGTAGGTGCAACCTATGACCGCACACACACCCTCATGTTGGATGAAATGGGTGGTGTTGGTAAGAGAATGCGGAAGATTTTTGCCATGTTTACCACCTGTTCAATGGCTTCTTTAGCCTTGCCAGGAATGAGCGGTTTCGTAGCAGAATTAATGATATTTGTTGGCTTTGCTACCAGCGATGCATATAGCTCCACATTTAAAGTCATCGTGGTATTCTTGATGGCAGTTGGGGTGATTTTAACTCCAATTTATTTGCTCTCAATGTTACGTGAAATTTTCTACGGACAAGAAAACGAAGAACTAGTTTCTCACCAAGCATTGATTGATGCCGAACCTCGCGAAGTCTTTATCATTGCCTGTTTGTTAGTACCAATTATTGGGATTGGTTTCTATCCCAAGCTGCTAACTCAGATGTATGACTCTACAACAGTTCAGTTAACTGCAAGATTGCGGGATTCAGTGCCAACCTTAGCACAACAAAAAGAATTACCAAAAGTTTCTTTAGTTGCGCCAGAAATTGGTAACTAA